TTGAGGAGCGTGCAGAAAAGCTGGTAAATGAAATGCGTGAACAAGTGCAGTCCATTCTGACTCAAATTGGTGTTGTTGAACAGGCACCCAAGGTGTTTGTTTATGACAGCGGAGAAGACAAGCCCTTTACGGCTGCCAACAATTATCTAACGTCTTTGATTGAAAGTGTGAAGGCGAAAAATATTTTTGATGATATCGACAAAAGTTTTACTGAGGTAAGCTGGGAAGAGGTTGTGAACCGTAATCCTGACGTCATTGTCATTCTCGACTATGGAGATACTTCACTGGCGGATAAAGAGAAGCTACTCCTGAGCAAGCCTGCATTAGCTGGTGTGGAAGCGATCAAAAATAAACGCTTTATAGTCCTGCCATTGTCCGCGGCGGCTGAAGGCGTGCGTGCACCAATTGCACTGAAAACCTTGGCTGCAGGCTTGTACCCGGACAAAGTGAAGTAAACAAACAAAAGAGTTGCCAAAACATTGACGAACCTTGCCTAAACTGTTAAACTTGCTAATGCGTAAAGGTTACGTTTATCAAACGCTTATTTTTTTATCACCAAATCGTAATAATTACGGTAGATGGTTTAATGATCATAAACGACCTGGAGAATCTGCGCAAAGGATGATTGCTCAGATGGCTCCAGGCTTTTTAAAGGAAAAGGAGATTTGCGTCATGTTATTGGCCTCATTGGAACAGGTCACATTTGGCTACGGAGATGTTCCTAACTTGGTGGATGCCAATGTTGAAATTTTTTCGGGAGAATTTGTAGCCATTACCGGACCGAATGGTGCTTCCAAGTCAACCATGCTCAAACTGTTGCTCGGCTTGCTTCAGCCTTGGAAGGGCAAGGTGTTCATGTCTAATCGTACAGGTGAAGGCAAAAAGCTCGTTGTTGGATTTGTATCCCAACAAATTGCCGCCTTCAATGGCGGATTTCCAAGTACGATTTTGGAATTTGTCCGTTCAGGAAGATATACTCATGGCTCTTGGTTACGCCGTATGCGGTCTGAGGATCATGATCTGACGGAGCAGGCGCTGCGTCAGGTAGGCATGTGGGATTTGCGTCACCGTAAAATCGGCGAATTGTCCGGTGGACAGAAGCAGCGTATTTGTGTGGCAAGAGCGCTCGCTCAGGAATCGGATTTGCTCATTTTGGATGAGCCTACGACCGGAATGGATCAGGAAAGCCGCTACCACTTCTACGATCTGATGAATCAACAGGTTAAGGAATATGGAAGAACCGTGGTCATGGTGACCCATGGACTATCGGAAGTGCAACATTATCTGGATCGAATTATTGAGCTTGAGAGGAAGGAAGATGGCGGATGGAAATGTTGCACTACGACTTCATGCAGCGGGCATTTTGTGCCGGTGGGGTAATTGCACTGCTGGCCTCGGTGCTTGGAGTATACTTGATGCTACGGCGTCAGGCTCTCATGGCGGACATGCTATCGCATGTATCGCTGGCAGGGGTGGCAGCAGGTGCCTATTTAGGCATTAACCCGACGATAACCGGATTTATTGTTGCCGTAATCGGCGCGATTATCGTTGAGTACGTCCGCAGGTCTTATAAAACATATAGTGAGATATCTGTGGCTATTATTATGGTAGGTGGCCTCTCGACGGCCGTTATTTTAATGAATCTGAATCAGAGCATCAACAAAGGATTTTCCGCTTATTTATTTGGTTCGGTAGTAGCTGTCAATCAGACAGAGCTGATGTTGATGATCGTTGTGGCTGTGATCGGAGGTATTTTCTTTTTCGTGTTTCGGCGCCCTTTGTATCAGATTACTTTTGATGAAGAAACGGCGAAGACCAACGGTCTTCCTGTCAAGTCCATCTCATTTGCATTTAGTATTTTAACAGGGATGATTGTAGCTGCTGCAATGCCGATTGTCGGTGTGCTGCTTGTCTCCTCACTCATCGTGCTCCCTGCAGCGCTGGCGATTCGAATTGCACCGAGCTTCGCGGCAGCCATCTGGATATCTATGGTCACTGCATTGATCGGCGTATTTATGGGTTTAACGGCATCGTATGAACTTAGTACACCCCCAGGGGGGACAATTGCCATGGTGCTGTTATTATTCCTGATTGTAGGAGCTGGTATACAAAAGCTGGTCCGCAAGCTGGGCAAGCAACAGGCTTCGCGACGGCAGAATGCGGCAGGTCAGTGAGTGTAATTACAGTGAGAATAACTAAAAAATCTAACGGATAAAGGAGTAATGAATATGAATACATGGTTCAAAAAATCATTTGTATTGTCTGCGGGACTAGCACTTATTTTGTCTGGCTGCGGAGCCAAATCTGATAATACAGCTACAAACGCTTCCCAAACCGAGCCGAATGCGGCACAAACAGCAGACAAGCTGAATGTGGTCACCACTTTTTATCCAATGTATGAATTTACCAAGCAAGTTGCTGGAGACCATGCTAACGTAACCGCGTTGATTCCAGCTGGTGCCGAGCCGCATGACTGGGAACCGAGCGCCAAAGATATGGCACAGGTAAAGGATGCTGACGTGTTTGTTTATAACGGTATCGTCGAAGGCTGGGCAGAACAGGCTTTGAGTAGCGCGTCCAACGATAAGCGTGTTGTAGTTGAAGCGAGCAAAGGGTTAAACCTGATGGAAGGCACCGCTGAGGAGGAAGAAGGAGAAGAAGCACATGCAGAGGAAGGCCATGATCACGATCATGTGATGGACCCTCATGTATGGCTTAATCCAGTCTTGGCCCAAAAAGAAGTGGAGTCCATTGAAGCAGGGCTTGTAGCAGCCGATCCAGCAAACAAAGCTGATTATGAGAAAAACGCTGATGCTTATATCGCCAAGCTGAAAGAGCTGGATACCGAGTTCAAAACAGGTCTGAAAGATGTAAAACGTAAAGACTTTATTACGCAGCATGCTGCTTTTGGTTATTTAGCTAAGCAATATGGTCTGACCCAAGTACCCATTGCCGGATTATCTCCAGAGCAAGAGCCTACACCGGACAAGCTGGCGGGTATTATCAAATTCGCTAAAGAAAATAATGTTAAAACGATTTTCTTCGAAACTCTTGTTGATCCGAAGGTCGCTGAGACCGTAGCTACTGAAATCGGTTCAAAAACCGATGTACTGAATCCGCTCGAAGGATTGACGGATGAAGACAAACAGAAGAACCTGGATTACCTTGGTGTGATGAAAAACAATCTGGAGGCTTTGAAAAAAGCTCTGAATGAATAAGAAATGCTAAACGAATAAGTTTATAAACTGACGTCGGAATGATACCGACGTCAGTTTTTTTATAACTATCCAAGAAGATTGTGCTTTTATGGCTAGTGCTCAAGATACAGTAGATATATAGTCCTTTGTAATTTGCTTTTCAGAAATGATTTACGTCATTGTGAAACGTTTTTTTGAAAACTAATTCTGTAGTAGCTAGTTTCAAATTTCTTTTATAATTCATTGGTAGCGTTTTTATTTTTACAGATTCTTTCTATTAATTTTACCAGTTTTTTCACCGATATTGAAGTTTGGGCGTGCATATCATTTGACAACGGATTGGAGAGATTAATTTGGCAGCAGTTATAGTAGTGGATGATTCTTTGTTTATGCGTTCTGTACTTAAAGATATTCTTTTGGATTTAGGTCACGCTGTTATTGCGGAAGCAGAAAACGGGTATGATGCTGTTTTGAAATACGCACACTTTCGTCCCGATTTAATCACCATGGATATTAATATGCCTAAGATGGACGGGCTTGAGGCTGTTAAAAAGATCATAGAACTTGATCCCCAAGCCAACATTTTGATGTGTTCTGCTTTGGGGCAGCAGGAAGCGATTATAAAAGCATTTCAGGCAGGTGCAAAAGACTTTATTGTTAAGCCATTTGAGATGGAAAGGGTCGTGAATGCAGTCACAAAATTGCTTGATAGTTAATGAATCAAGATTTTTAATACATAATTATTGAACATGTAGAAGCAGGAATTCCATGCTTATTTTCACGAATATGGAGATGAATAGAATGAGCAATCGAGTGTTGTCTCAAAAAGTATTTATAGACGAACTGATCGCTACGATCAAGAAAGGAGGGCTTGTCCCTGTAAATTATGAACAACTCGTCAGCGAACAAAGAGAAAGAATGGATGCTCTTAACAATGAACTCACCCTTCGAATTGAGGGATTAGAGACAGATTTGATCTCTGCTTCGACATATTCCATTCCTTTTGCCAATGGCGAAATTATGTTTCTTGCTCGCTATATTGTACTCATTGGGGATCATACCGAGGGATACTTTGTGTTCTATCGAGCAGAAGACTGTGAAAGCCCAGAGGAATATCAGTTTTTAACAAGCTCTTATCAACTTCCCCATTTATTACTTGAATTATCTCTTTCTTTAAAAGAACATGGTACTAATGAGCCGCTTGATATTCTCACTTATTGGAATGGCCCTGTCCATCCTCTGAAAGATTTGAATAAAGAAGATATTAAGCTATCCACTTATGAATTTTAATTCCCTTGAGAGAGTCAAATCCCTCAGGGGATTTTTTTACATTGATAATCAAACGCATGTTCGCATATAATACAAACAAACGTTCTGATAAGGAGTGAAGGATCATGTTGGAAAAATACGTGGGGCAGATCGTGGAAATCGTGTATTTGGATCGGAAGGGCAAACTGTCTCATCGGCGTATCGAGGTGCATCGTGTGCAGAATGGCTTGATACGAGCCACCTGTTTACAGACAGGCCAGCCACGTGTTTTTCGATTAGATCATGTATTGGCATGGCATCCGGTAACCAGAACAGCATAGGAGGGGCTTACGATGGGGAAAAAGCTTGAAGGAAATGGCATATGGGAAAGCTCGCGCATGATTTTGCCTGAGCATCGGGAGGCATATTTAAGACTGATGAAGGAGCAAGGTAGGCGCGGCAAACCGACACTGGACGATCAGGAAATGCAGCAGATTGAACAGGCCATCATCGTATCCTATAACGAACGTAAGCCTATTACGCTAAAAGTGTTCAATCCATTTGATGATGAGGAGCTGCGTGGACTGGTCACGGTGATTAATACAAGTCGGCGAGAAGTGAAGCTGTCCCGTGGGGAAGAGGATTTTAGCTGGATTAAGTTGGAGGAAATTATCGAGGCGGATATATAAAAAACAGTCTGACTAAGTCGGAGTGCTTTTTACATTTGTCCCGCCGTTTTTTTAAAAATAAGATTGTAGCTCTATGAATTCATATTTAAAATAAAACTGTAATTGCAAAAAGGAGGAGTTCAATATGAAAATAAGTAAAAATAATGCTGAACATTATATATGGGGAGATCAATGTGATGGTTGGCGCTTAGTGAAAAATAAGGATTTGAGTATTATTCATGAGCGGATGCCCGGAAATACTCATGAGGTCAGACATTATCATCATCATGCACGCCAATTTTTCTTTATTTTATCAGGTACAGCGGTACTTGAAGTGGATGGTGAACAAATCCAATTAGGATCTCAGGAAGGGTGTGAGATTCCTCCTATGGTACCCCATCAAATGTTTAATGAAACGAATGAGGATGTTGAATTTTTGGTTATCTCTCAGCCTGCGAGCAGAGGTGACCGGGTTCTGACCGAATAACTTAGAGTATAAAAATAAAACCAGCCTAGCACATATAAATTAAGTGCCGACTGGTTTTTTATCAATAAATGTCCTTAGCATCTGCTGGGAGAGCTTTTACGCGATGGAGATAGTTCGTAACACGTTGATCGTCCAGAGTCGGATATTCGTAACCATAATGGTTCGCTACTTCCAAGGCAACTTCTCTAAATAAATTTCCCATGATCAAAAGAGACTGCCACATATGTTCATAATCTGCATCCGCAAACGTTTGGATGTAGAGCGTCCAAAGTTCAGGCTCAAGATGGTTCTCGAAATATTTTCCCTGTTTACCCGGATCTGCAGTGAAGTCTGTTCGTATACCAATATGCCATTCCAGCATCAAGTGAAGCGCATCCCTTACAGGCCGATCTAGCATAAATTTGGCATAGGGCAGCTCCTGTCGCCATAATCCTTTAGCTACATAAGTACTGACCCACCAGAACTCGTTGCAGGAATTCGCATAGACTTGGGCAGTTGGAGGTATCGTCTTATAATCTTGAAGACTTGGCGGTAGGAAAGGCTCCACCAGTCCATCTTTATCCAGCAGCAGTACACTTAAGCTGTCTCGGGTCCAATTGGCGATGTTATTCGCAGGGTAGAGTGTAAGATCTATGCGATTGCCGTCCGTAAATAACATGAGAAAAACAAAGCGATCATGGGGCGTCGAAGTAGGTTCCATATGCTCATCGGGCGTCTGCATAATGATCAATTCACCAAAATGGTTGATCCAGCGACGTTCCTGAATAAAGCTGTCCATGGAAGATACGAGAAAGACGATATCAAAATCCTGAAAAACGTCTCGTGGAGCATGTGGATTAGCGCGTGAACCATTCATAATCACGGCACGCACCCGTTCGTCCTCTTGAGCAAATTGGAGAATGGTATGCAGCATCTCTTGTTCACTTCTCACTATAATTGTCTCCACAAGCGATATCGAAAGGAAAAAAACGTAGATAAGACAGCAGTAGAAATAATGGCCACCAGTTCAAGGATCATCAAGAAAAACGACCTCCTGTAAGTTCAGTTTATCTGGAAAAAGTCTCCTGTACTTACAATAGCCTATACACAGAAGCTACTCAACTGTACTGCCAAGGCCCTGAAGTAACTTTATTTTTCGTTTTGGTTTCATCATATATTTCTATTTAGTTTTGGTCATATAGGGGTGATTCCAAATAAGTCCCTTTCATTTTCGCGATCTACGAAAATACTGAGCATGTATACAGAATTAAGACCTTTATCTAATACACTGGATTTTCTTAATTTCATTTCAGCAAGAGCATTGAGGTACTTTGAATTTCATTTTTGTCTTTTACCAATTGGTCTGTATAGTCTGGCGATTTACTAATGAGAATAGTATTAATCTTGGCTGTATCCATGCGATCCAAAACGACTTTTCTAAAAGAGGTATCCAGATTTACGATATAAACCATTCCGATTATAGCTGCGATCAGAATGATTGCAGACTTAACGATGTAACGATTACGTCTTCTCATAGGCTATATCTCTCCATAGTTGTAGAGTTGATGAGCTTCAAGGCTTGATACCGACTGCAAGCATATGCGGGCTCATACCGATCACAGATTCCTGCTCTTCAACCTGCTGTGCTATATCCAGCAAACGGCTACGATGGGAAGGGATCGCCCACTTCTTTTCAAATCCGGGTGCAATCCAGCCGGGTCCTTCCACGCCCAGTACACGAGGCTTCGGCAATCCAGCCGCCTGCCAGTCTGCACGCAAGGCATCCGGTGTATGAAAGTAGGACCGTGTGATAAAAGAGGGATAGGCCGCCGGTCGTACATGCTGACCATCTGTCAGCTCCTGTCTAACCATATTCATGAACTCATCTTCCTCCACAATGGTATTGCGCTCGTCGTACACCGATAGTCCCCACAGTAGCGAGCCAAACCTGGAAATAGCTGAAGTAATCAGCGTTCCGCCCTTCTTTAAGACACGCGCCGCTTCTTGTAGTGCTTTTACTCGTTCCTTCTGTTCCGTTAAATGATATAAAGGTCCCATCAATAGCACGATGTCCGCGCTTTCATCTTTACGATGAAGATTTCTGGCATCCGCGGTTTCCAGCTTACTGATGATGGGGTTATTCAGTTGCTGCTGACGAGCGAATTCAATGGCTTGGGAAGATAGATCAAATAGATGAACTTCGTATCCCAGCTCCGCCAGCCACGAAGAATAGACCCCTACACCGCCGCCGATATCGTAAATAACATGAGTAGACTCGCTGAGATAACGTGAAATGATTTCTTTTGATCTTTCCAGTTCTATTTTTCCTATGCCTCGCTCTAACCTGCCTATTTCTGCACCGCCATCATAATAAGCCAGAATTTCATGCGTATCATTTTCAAGCATAGCGCACCTCATCTCAGGTGATTGGAATAATATAACATTATCACTTACATCATGAACAAGTCTACCGTATTTAGGATAAAGAAATCGTCGGAAGCATTGGGAAAGAAAAAGCTGTTCCCCAGTAGCTAGACCTACTTTTTGGGAACAACCCATATTTAAATGATGTTTGTTTCCAGCATCCCTTCGAGATCTTCTTTGGTGAGATGGTAGTGTGCATTACAAAAGTGGCAATGAGCTTCAGCTTGTCCATCGGTATGGATCATATCTTCTATTTCCTTATTCCCTAAGCTGATAATGGCATTGGTAACACGCTCTTCTGAGCAGGGACAATCAAATTGTACAGGCATGGTTTCCAGTATGTTCAGGTTGCTTTCTCCCAAAATCTGACCCAGAATCTGCTCTGGCGTAAGACCTTCCATGACCATTGCGGAGATGCTTGGAATGCTCTCAATGCGTCTCTCGATAAAACTGATAACTTCCTCCTGCGTATCTGGCATCAGCTGAATAATGAAACCTCCAGCCGCCTGAATAGAGTTATCCGGGTTAACAATAACTCCCGCTCCTACAGAAGAAGGGATTTGTTCGGATTGGACGAGATAAGATGTGAAATCCTCGCCCAACTCACCCGATATGAGAGGGACTTGTCCAACAAACGGGTGTTTTAAGCCGATATCTTTGGATACAATGAGCGCTCCATCTGTTCCTACAGCTCTGGCGACATCTAATTTCCCTATCTGATTAAGCTCGAAATGGGTTTGTGGATTTTTTACATAACCCCTAACTTCACCTTTGGAGTTGGTATCGACAAGAATAGTGCCGATAGGTCCGCCACCGTTGATTCTGATCGTCAGTTTATCCTCATCTTTAAGCATGGCTCCCAGCATGACGCCGACCGTCATAGAACGTCCCAATGCAGCCGATGCTGTAGGCCAGGTATAATGACGCCGTTGGGCTTCACTTACCGTTTCCGTTGTTCTCACGGCATAAGCCCGTACCTGATTATTGTAGGCAAGAGCTTTTACTAAGTAATCGTTCATGTTCATGTTCCTCTCTGATAATTAGTGTTCTTTACAAGACCATTTTTTCCTGAATCCAGTTTTCCAAAGAAGTAATTTTGGCATCATATCCTTCTTTAAAAAAGTCAGCGGATAGTGACGCGATGGTTTCCCTTTTCAGAACGGCCTTCCAGGAGGCTTCCGCTTCTTCCATCAAATTTGTCAGTAAACAACACTGATCGTCTTTCTTTAATTCAAGCATTTCGTTGTATATACCACTGGAAGAATAAAGGGTTTGTTGTCCCTCAATCGCTAGGTAAATATCAAATACCCGTATATCCTCAGGTTTTTTCTTTAATTTGAACCCGCCCTTGACACCAGGTACAGAAGTAATCAAATCGGAGCTAACCAATTTTCGTAACAGTTTATGAAAATAAGTAGGTGAAGCACCTAACTGCTGGCTAATGGCCTCCCCAGGTAAAACAGCTTTGTCCGGCAGCATCGTGAGTAGAAGAAGAGCGTAGACAGATTGTTCGACACCTGTTTTCATATGCACTAGCAATCACCTCAATATTTATAACCAGGCTAATGTGGATAACCATTATCCACATATTTGCATAATAGATGAGCTTATCATAAAAGTAAACTGATTTTTGATAAAAACTAAAAATTTAAATCATTTGCAATTCATAACGGGACACATTATTATAATTGACGTATCAATTGATAGGTCAAAGAATTAAGGCGTTGAGGGAAATACGTATAATAATATTTTGACAGGGGGTTTATATATAATGACTACGCGGAACGTTGCACTATCTATATTAGATCTTGCACCTGTCATTGAAGGCGGCACTCCTGCCGATTCCTTCCGCGACACGGTGGATCTTGCCCAGCATGCAGAACAATGGGGGTACCATCGGTACTGGCTAACGGAGCATCATAACATGCAGGCAGTTGCTAGTGCAGCTACGTCCGTGATCATCGGGCATGTAGCTGCACATACAAACAAGATTCGGGTCGGTTCAGGCGGTATTATGCTGGCGAACCATGCTCCACTCATGATTGCGGAGCAGTTTGGAACATTAGAGTCGCTCTATCCGGGACGAATTGATCTGGGACTTGGCCGTGCTCCAGGCACGGATCAACCCGCGATGAGGGCACTGCGGCGAGGGCTTCATAGTACTGGGGAAGATTTCCCCGAGCAATTGAATGAGCTGCGTTCTTACCTGAATCCAGCGCTAAGCGGAGCAGTTCCGGGAGTAAGAGCGGTTCCTGGAGAAGGGCTGGACATTCCCATCTGGTTACTGGGATCAAGCGGATTCAGCGCACAGCTGGCAGGTCAGCTTGGGTTGCCGTTCGCGTTCGCCAGCCACTTTGCCCCGACTCATTTGCTACAGGCTTTAGAGTTGTATCATCGCAATTTTCGACCATCTAAAGCACTGGATAAGCCCTATGTGATGGTCGGTGTTAATGTGCTTGTTGCAGATTCTGATGAGGAAGCGAAAAGGCTCTTTACATCACAAGAACAACAGTTTCTAAATGTGCTGCGCGGGCACAGCGGAGGACTGAAGCCACCAGTTGATGACATGGAGAAACTCTGGAGTGAGCAGGAAAAGGAGGCGGTTCGTGGTAATATGCTGGGGTATTCAGCCATTGGCAGTCCTGACACCGTCAAGCAAAAGATAGATTGGATTATAGACCAGACTAGAGCCAATGAGCTGATTACAACCTCTCAGGTATATGACCATCAAGCGCGCCTGCGCTCGTATGAGCTGCTAGCCAAAGTAATGCGAACAGACGATTAGTTGGTCAAACCATAAGGCCGTGCTGAAAAAGGTTCTCATAACCTGATCTGGCATGGCCTTATTATATTTTAAAGCTTATATTTACGAATCAAATAGGTTGGGGTCCAGCTCCACGCGTGACAGTAGCTGTTGATTAGATAGCTGCCGTAGGGTGAAAAGGCTTTGTTATGGGGATCGTACAACTCTCAGAACGTGTCCGCTCCATTCTGATGGGAGGCATACTGCTTTACCTGCAGGGATGTTATAAAGCCACCCTTCAAAAACCAGTGAGAAGACGATTTGGAAAACTGCGGGACTAGGTAAGCTAAAAGACTTAGAAATCCCCACAATTTGTAAGAATTTCTCCATTTGGAGGGTTGCGAAAATGTTGGAAAAGCGAGTCTATTCAGACATGGAATGTTGTTGTAACATAAAGTTACGCACCTTTCTTGTTGGCATGGTTGATTTGACACTTCCATGATACCAAACAAGTAAGGTGTTTTTTGTCAATACGGAAAAATTTATTCGATTTTTCCTTACTCACTCAAGGGGTTAGGCTGATTTTCTAGGTGCGAAAGTTGAGTTAATAATTTGTTAGATATGATTGTTTGTTTACCCACAAAATTTAGACATTTATTCAGTCAATCGGTCCGATCAAACCTCAACCTAATCAGCGGATATGACGGTGCTTGGAATTCGTGTATTCGCAGCCGTTGTTCATCACAAAAAATTATTGTTCAAAAGTTTGGTGGGATGAATTGAGCTAAAGAATTATATGATGAATGGTGAGAGTGGCGGCCGGAAGTCCAAACACTCCCAGCCTGACGAACCCGCCGTTCCTGCCACAGGATCACCTGCTTGCGAACCAGCGGAAGCCTTACAAATTTAAGAAGCTTTTCTAACCGTAGGAATGATTCAGCTATCCTGTACTAGAACATCGGCCATTGTAGCCACATATGTATACGGGAAACGCCTGTGGTGTACAGCTTTAGGGAGCAGCAACTTAAGAAAGGGTGAAAGTATGGAAATATTTAGTCAGCAAATTCAATCGCATACTAACCGGCGTCTTGCAGTAATTGATACGAAGTTTCCATGGAAGCTAAGTGGTTTTCGATATTGGGAGAACTTTAATATATTCGAGCAAAGGCCTGATACTTTGTTCTTTGCAACTGAACCTAATGATGATTATTTTCCTTCTAAAGTTTATCCTTTTTCTGATTTTATGAAAGTTGCAGTGTCTGAGGGGGTTACAGATGTATATTGTGTTTTCTTAAATTTAACACTTAGTTTGCTTGGGCATGGCTTTCTTCCGGATGGAAGTTATTTGCCAGGAGCAAATCCTAATCTAAATATTAAGCCATTCTTAGATGACCGAAATATTAATCTTCATGCTACCTTGTACCCTGGTGGCGGACTGGATCCATGGACAAAAAAAGAGTTTCTTTCCATTGCAGGACAGCATTGTTCGACCGTATTTACAAACATCAATGAAGTTATGGAATCGATTGTTGGAAGTATTTATTATCCCGTTGTGATTAATACCGACTTATATACATTCAAACAGAAGAAAGTTGAAATGCCTATACAGTTAACATTCTGTGCTTTTAATGCCATTAGAAAAGGTTTCCCCATTATGGCAGATGCATTTAATCGACTTACGGATGATTTTCATCTTAATCTAATTGGTGATTGGGAAGATCAATTACTTCTATTGAAAAATAAGAATTATACATTCTATGGCCTACTTTCCCCTGAAGAGTTAAAGTCAGTGTACGAAAGAACTCATATATTTCTAAATTGCAGTGTTCCGGATCGATTTGCTTTAGATGGTTTTCCAACTACGGCTGCCGTTGATGCGATATCGACAGGATGTGTACTTGTTACGACAAACCCCCGAAATGATAGATTTATTCTTGAGGAAGGAAAGGATTATTTTGAAGTTGAACCTAACGGGTACGCAATTTCTGAGAGGTTGTTTTGGATCCAGGATCACTTTGAAGAAGCGTTGATTGTTGGAAAAAATGGTTCTAATAAGATAAAAAGTAAATTTAATGCTAGTCAAATAGTGAAATCAAAGCTTGCTAACATATTTAAGTAATTTATAAATATTTGGGTTTTGACTATATTAACTCACGGTTTTCAGCTTTGAAGCAAGAGCTGCGAGAAGGGGATACCGCAAATCGATGGGGGTTTCATTATTTATGGAATGAGAAACAAAAGCAGGAACAATTTGAGGATTTAAAAAACAAATCTGTAAGAGTGTTGTAGCATGACGCAAGTGGTATTTGTAACAAGGATGAGGGCACCCCTTTCTCTTAGGGTGCTTTTTTTATGGTTTGGAATGATATAGGAAGGGGCAAATCTTTCATTTCCTTTCCTTGAGAGAGAATTAGGAGATTTCCAAAACTTGAGAACAACGAGTAGTTTGAGGCTCGATCGGACCGAATGACAGAATAAATAATATCTTGTTTTTTAATGGGTAAACAAACAATCATATCTAACAAATTATTAATATAATACATGGGAACTCCAGGTTCCTTTTCTATTTTCGTCCTAGTATTTTACTTGATTGCATGGAGTTATTGTTAATAACCAGTAAAGGAGGCGTTAACTTAATGGCAATATTAACAACTGGTCCTATTGAGAACAGTCCTGTTGGTGGGGTCAGGCCGATCCAACAGGTCACTGTTAAAATGGTAAACCGTGACTTAGTCAATTCTTCAACAATATTAATTCAGGGATTCATTTTAAATGGTTTACGAACATTACATGTACTAGAACAAATAGCTTTAGCCCCCAATGCAGTTGTTACGAGAAATTATCTAGCGAACTTCGACGCATATGAATTCGTTTTTACCACAAGCGGTTTGGCAGAAGAAAGTACTGATATTTCTGTTTGGGGAAAAA
The Paenibacillus peoriae DNA segment above includes these coding regions:
- a CDS encoding LLM class flavin-dependent oxidoreductase → MTTRNVALSILDLAPVIEGGTPADSFRDTVDLAQHAEQWGYHRYWLTEHHNMQAVASAATSVIIGHVAAHTNKIRVGSGGIMLANHAPLMIAEQFGTLESLYPGRIDLGLGRAPGTDQPAMRALRRGLHSTGEDFPEQLNELRSYLNPALSGAVPGVRAVPGEGLDIPIWLLGSSGFSAQLAGQLGLPFAFASHFAPTHLLQALELYHRNFRPSKALDKPYVMVGVNVLVADSDEEAKRLFTSQEQQFLNVLRGHSGGLKPPVDDMEKLWSEQEKEAVRGNMLGYSAIGSPDTVKQKIDWIIDQTRANELITTSQVYDHQARLRSYELLAKVMRTDD
- the hslO gene encoding Hsp33 family molecular chaperone HslO translates to MNDYLVKALAYNNQVRAYAVRTTETVSEAQRRHYTWPTASAALGRSMTVGVMLGAMLKDEDKLTIRINGGGPIGTILVDTNSKGEVRGYVKNPQTHFELNQIGKLDVARAVGTDGALIVSKDIGLKHPFVGQVPLISGELGEDFTSYLVQSEQIPSSVGAGVIVNPDNSIQAAGGFIIQLMPDTQEEVISFIERRIESIPSISAMVMEGLTPEQILGQILGESNLNILETMPVQFDCPCSEERVTNAIISLGNKEIEDMIHTDGQAEAHCHFCNAHYHLTKEDLEGMLETNII
- a CDS encoding Rrf2 family transcriptional regulator, with amino-acid sequence MKTGVEQSVYALLLLTMLPDKAVLPGEAISQQLGASPTYFHKLLRKLVSSDLITSVPGVKGGFKLKKKPEDIRVFDIYLAIEGQQTLYSSSGIYNEMLELKKDDQCCLLTNLMEEAEASWKAVLKRETIASLSADFFKEGYDAKITSLENWIQEKMVL
- a CDS encoding glycosyltransferase produces the protein MEIFSQQIQSHTNRRLAVIDTKFPWKLSGFRYWENFNIFEQRPDTLFFATEPNDDYFPSKVYPFSDFMKVAVSEGVTDVYCVFLNLTLSLLGHGFLPDGSYLPGANPNLNIKPFLDDRNINLHATLYPGGGLDPWTKKEFLSIAGQHCSTVFTNINEVMESIVGSIYYPVVINTDLYTFKQKKVEMPIQLTFCAFNAIRKGFPIMADAFNRLTDDFHLNLIGDWEDQLLLLKNKNYTFYGLLSPEELKSVYERTHIFLNCSVPDRFALDGFPTTAAVDAISTGCVLVTTNPRNDRFILEEGKDYFEVEPNGYAISERLFWIQDHFEEALIVGKNGSNKIKSKFNASQIVKSKLANIFK